A genomic window from Nicotiana sylvestris chromosome 11, ASM39365v2, whole genome shotgun sequence includes:
- the LOC138881817 gene encoding uncharacterized protein, whose translation MLNQGYLKEPLSDRGRVNFARGRDQPQGPPKPPSPACTIQMIIGDGDDSVINHVKFTTIHKLKRTTAHERYDDLEDSIIFDKSDTNGLSFPHYDALVITLHITDIDVKRIMVDDGSGAYIIHPRVLVQMRLEDKIVPCFITLIDFNNAVERTSREIVLAVLAGGVTLVTTFHFMNQETTYNVIIGHP comes from the coding sequence ATGCTAAATCAGGGATACCTGAAAGAACCATTGAGCGACCGAGGACGGGTTAACTTCGCTCGTGGACGTGATCAACCTCAAGGACCCCCAAAACCACCTTCACCAGCTTgcaccatacaaatgatcattggagACGGCGATGATTcggtaatcaaccatgtgaaattcaccactATACACAAACTCAAGCGGACAACCGCTCATGAACGGTATGacgacctcgaagatagtatcatcttcgataagtcagataccaacggtttgtctttccctcactatgatgctttggttataactttacatATTACGGATAtcgatgtaaaaagaataatggtggatgacggAAGCGGCGCGTATATTATTCATCCACGAGTCCTCGTACAGATGagactcgaggataagatagtaCCATGCTTCATAACACTAATAGAttttaataatgcagtggaaCGAACCTCTAGAGAGATAGTGTTAGCCGTTCTGGCAGGAGGAGTCACTCTGGTAACGACGTTTCACTTCATGAACCAGGAAACAACCTACAATGTTATTATAGGGCATCCATAG
- the LOC138881816 gene encoding uncharacterized protein, translating to MPPQLKIYDSTTDPEDHLIHYVTAVKGNDLSKEHVPSVLLKKFGETLTGGALTWYSQLPARSISTFEEMADKFFTAHAGAKKAEARVNDIFTVMKTTDEGLRDFLARFNRVRMSLPTVSEGMTLAAFQNGLNRNESKATKKLISRIMKYPPTTWEEIHNAYCAEVRADEDDLNGSIQRLTSVQTKTRRDRRNDGRRDQLSYFNRERHQPYIQTSNPPPPRHADATPRHTAPPRNKKGMPPLLSAHNFCVSPSEIVYALEKLGTKVQRLQKMKSNPSTQISNVLCEFY from the coding sequence atgccgccaCAATTGAAAATATATGATAGCACCACAGACCCGGAAGATCACTTAATCCACTACGTCActgcagtaaaaggcaacgatctATCAAAAGAACATGTGCCGTCGGTGCTGCTGAAAAAGTTTGGCGAAACTCTGACAGGGGGAGCGTTGacatggtattcccaactaccaGCACGATCGATATCAACGTTCGAAGAAATGGCAGATAAATTCTTCACCGCTCATGCGGGAGCGAAAAAGGCAGAGGCCAGGGTAAATGACATCTTCACCGTCATGAAGACAACAGACGAAGGACTTCGGGATTTCTTAGCCCGATTCAACAGGGTAAGAATGAGCCTACCAACCGTATCAGAAGGGATGACATTAGCAGCCTTCCAAAATGGGTTAAATAGAAACGAGTCAAAAGCAACCAAAAAGCTGATAAGTAGAATCATGAAGTACCCTCCCACCACGTGGGAAGAAATCCATAATGCCTATTGTGCCGAAGTAAGGGCAGACGAGGATGACCTAAATGGCTCAATCCAACGGCTAACATCGGTCCAAACCAAAACAAGGAGAGATCGCCGCAACGATGGTCGAAGGGACCAACTATCCTatttcaatcgagaaaggcatcaGCCCTACATCCAAACATCCAACCCACCTCCTCCACGACATGCAGACGCCACGCCTCGACATACCGCACCACCTCGAAACAAAAAAGGTATGCCTCCATTGTtatctgctcataacttttgtgtttctccttcagaaatagtgtatgcaCTTGAAAAGCTCGGCACAAAGGTGCAGCGGCTACAAAAGATGAAGTCAAATCCGAGCACCCAGATATCAAATGTTCTGTGTGAATTCTACTAG
- the LOC104234633 gene encoding uncharacterized protein yields MEEMASLLYYQENIDEMKQKLMYTNLELENLKVEKSEEMRKNKEYVKQLMQLLNMVCQERDEAKDHLQKLLNNLSHVQVDNSPNLKAKKANSSITESNSLSETHNNRSHNSSLVDAFNDAVSSPEFSNNNMADSNPVAYDCNVRFSDNCVPKVDEATLVIDNLVKGKTLPQKGKLLKSVIEAGPLLQTLLVSGQLPQWRNPPQLKSFTIPPVSIKGFEAEIANLSYSVSRSLCSQMSYGSQQMLSTSMLNFANSGFVSCLENQRVISAGANRDSFVRADKRQRLLQ; encoded by the exons atggaagaaatggcTTCTTTATTGTATTACCAAGAG AACATTGATGAAATGAAGCAGAAGCTTATGTACACTAATCTTGAACTTGAAAATTTGAAGGTAGAGAAAAGTGAAGAAATGAGGAAGAACAAAGAATATGTGAAGCAATTAATGCAACTATTAAACATGGTTTGTCAAGAAAGAGATGAAGCAAAAGATCATCTTCAGAAACTACTCAACAACCTATCTCATGTTCAAGTTGATAATAGTCCTAATTTGAAGGCCAAAAAAGCAAACTCAAGCATTACTGAATCAAATAGCCTCTCTGAAACACACAATAATCGGTCACACAATTCATCCCTAGTCGACGCATTTAACGATGCAGTTTCTTCCCCTGAATTTTCCAACAACAACATGGCTGATTCAAATCCAGTAGCCTATGATTGCAACGTTCGATTCTCAGACAATTGTGTCCCAAAAGTTGATGAGGCCACATTGGTTATTGACAATCTTGTAAAGGGGAAAACTTTGCCACAGAAAGGGAAACTATTGAAGTCTGTTATTGAAGCAGGGCCACTTTTGCAAACACTTTTAGTTTCAGGACAACTTCCTCAATGGCGAAATCCGCCTCAACTTAAGTCATTTACTATTCCACCAGTTTCAATTAAAGGGTTTGAAGCTGAGATTGCAAATTTGAGCTATTCTGTTTCAAGATCATTGTGTTCTCAGATGTCATATGGTTCTCAACAGATGTTATCAACATCTATGTTAAACTTTGCTAATTCTGGTTTTGTTTCCTGTTTGGAAAATCAGAGAGTAATATCTGCTGGTGCAAATAGGGACAGTTTTGTACGCGCGGATAAGAGACAAAGATTGCTGCAGTGA